The following coding sequences are from one Eucalyptus grandis isolate ANBG69807.140 chromosome 11, ASM1654582v1, whole genome shotgun sequence window:
- the LOC104425907 gene encoding flavonol 7-O-beta-glucosyltransferase UGT74F1 — translation MEESSMPLKPHCLILSYPSQGHINPMLQFAKRLLHKGVKVTLVTTKSISKTLHGSSTCTSIPLEVISDGFDSGGIGAAGSPEAYLERFWKVGPETLSELVERLIFRGPPPTCIVYDSFLPWALDVARKFKLVGAAFFTMSCAVNSVFYHCQKGWLEVPVKKQVLLPGMSPLEPRDMPSLVCDLGTYPGFTGMLVNQFSNLDKVDWVLCNTVYELDPEVADWFMKILPFRTIGPTVPSTYLDSRLEQDKEYGFSIFEPDHDTTMRWLSTKPKGSVVYVSFGSMAELKTDQMHELAMGLKRSNCYFLWVVRSSEAEKLPQGFANCTETSQKGLIVTWCPQLEVLAHEALGLFVTHCGWNSTLEALSLGVPMLAIPQWTDQATNAKYIMDVWKMGLRPLVDEERGVVTSEEIEHCLRKVMEEETRKKMKENAGKWRKITKDAVGEGGKSDRNIEEFVAKLGART, via the exons ATGGAGGAATCGAGTATGCCCCTGAAACCACATTGCTTGATTCTATCATACCCATCCCAAGGCCACATCAACCCCATGCTCCAATTCGCCAAGCGTCTCCTCCACAAGGGAGTCAAAGTCACCCTTGTCACCACCAAATCCATCTCCAAGACCCTGCATGGATCCTCCACATGCACCTCGATCCCGCTTGAGGTGATCTCCGATGGCTTCGACAGCGGTGGCATTGGGGCCGCGGGTAGCCCCGAAGCCTACCTCGAGCGCTTCTGGAAGGTCGGACCTGAGACTTTGAGCGAGCTGGTCGAGAGGCTAATCTTCAGAGGCCCACCACCGACTTGCATCGTCTACGACTCTTTCTTGCCTTGGGCTCTTGACGTGGCCCGAAAATTTAAACTTGTAGGGGCCGCTTTCTTCACCATGTCTTGTGCTGTGAACAGTGTGTTTTACCACTGCCAAAAGGGATGGCTTGAAGTTCCAGTTAAGAAGCAGGTTTTGCTGCCTGGAATGTCTCCTCTTGAGCCTCGGGACATGCCATCTTTGGTGTGTGATTTGGGGACATATCCAGGTTTCACCGGCATGCTTGTGAACCAGTTCTCCAATCTTGACAAAGTGGATTGGGTGCTTTGCAATACAGTGTATGAACTTGATCCAGAA GTTGCGGACTGGTTCATGAAGATCTTGCCATTCAGGACCATAGGACCAACAGTACCATCAACCTATTTAGACAGCAGGCTTGAACAAGACAAAGAATATGGCTTCAGCATCTTTGAACCAGACCACGACACCACCATGAGATGGCTCagcacaaagccaaaaggctCGGTCGTGTATGTCTCGTTTGGGAGCATGGCCGAGCTAAAGACCGACCAAATGCACGAGCTAGCAATGGGACTGAAGAGAAGCAACTGCTATTTCCTCTGGGTGGTCAGATCATCAGAAGCAGAGAAACTCCCACAGGGCTTTGCAAATTGTACCGAGACATCCCAAAAGGGTCTAATCGTGACATGGTGTCCCCAGCTCGAAGTTCTTGCTCACGAGGCACTAGGGCTTTTCGTGACGCACTGCGGTTGGAACTCGACCCTGGAAGCGCTCAGCTTGGGCGTGCCAATGCTGGCGATCCCGCAATGGACTGACCAGGCCACGAATGCCAAGTACATCATGGATGTCTGGAAGATGGGGCTAAGGCCACTAGTTGATGAGGAGAGAGGTGTTGTGACGAGTGAAGAGATAGAGCATTGCTTAAGGAAGGTAATGGAAGAAGaaacaaggaagaaaatgaaggaaaatgcaGGAAAGTGgaggaaaattaccaaagaCGCGGTTGGCGAGGGCGGGAAATCCGATAGGAACATTGAGGAGTTTGTTGCTAAATTGGGTGCTAGGACTTAA
- the LOC104425909 gene encoding probably inactive leucine-rich repeat receptor-like protein kinase At5g48380, whose translation MELWNRVSRLVAAGFLWALLGCCVIDCLETDINCLKTIKASVQDPLNYLNYTWNFDNSTEGFICRFTGVECWHPDENRVLNLKLSDMGLKGQFPRGIEQCQSLTGLDLSSNEFSGPIPENISGIIQYVTSLDLSSNSFSGQIPANLSDCKYLNTLRLDHNQFSGQIPGELRLLGRLKSFSVANNLLTGQVPVFGENVTITKDDYANNPGLCGTPLSPCMIKKASNAKIIVGAAAGSVTLTAIGIAVGMFFYMRRMSVKKKKDEDPLGNKWAKALKKSKGVKVSMFEKSVSKMKLSDLMKATNNFSKHCIIGLGRTGTTYKAVLEDNTLLMVKRLQDSQHSEKEVMSEMATLGRVKHRNLVPLLGFCMAKKERLLVYKYMPNGILHDQLHSLSLDDPSKALEWTLRLKIGIGAARGLAWLHHNCTPRIIHRNISSKCILLDADFEPQISDFGLARLMNPIDTHLSTFVNGEFGDLGYVAPEYARTLMATPKGDVYSFGVVLLELVTGERPTQVLKAPETFKGNLVEWISELSSSSKLHDAIDRHLVGKGIDDEVFKVLKVACSCVLPAPKERPTMFEVYQFLRAIGDRYHFSTENELMMPIDSGDSDCLEELIVAREATTE comes from the exons ATGGAGTTGTGGAATCGGGTTTCGAGACTTGTAGCCGCCGGATTTCTCTGGGCCTTGCTTGGCTGTTGTGTGATCGACTGCCTCGAGACCGATATTAACTGCCTGAAGACCATAAAAGCATCGGTTCAAGATCCTCTGAATTACTTGAACTATACTTGGAATTTCGACAACTCCACTGAAGGCTTCATTTGTCGATTCACCGGAGTGGAGTGCTGGCATCCTGATGAGAACCGGGTTCTTAATCTTAAGCTTTCTGATATGGGACTCAAGGGCCAGTTTCCTCGTGGCATCGAGCAATGCCAAAGCTTGACAGGATTGGATCTCTCGAGCAATGAGTTCTCTGGACCAATTCCGGAAAATATATCGGGTATAATTCAGTACGTGACATCTCTTGACCTGTCGTCCAATAGTTTTTCCGGACAAATCCCGGCCAACCTTTCAGATTGTAAGTACTTAAATACCCTTAGGCTCGACCACAACCAGTTTTCCGGTCAGATTCCGGGTGAACTCAGACTACTCGGTCGACTCAAATCCTTTAGCGTGGCCAACAACCTTCTGACGGGCCAAGTCCCCGTATTTGGCGAGAACGTTACAATCACTAAAGATGATTATGCAAATAATCCAGGACTTTGTGGTACTCCTCTCTCTCCGTGCATGATAAAGAAGGCCTCCAACGCTAAAATAATTGTTGGAGCAGCGGCTGGTAGCGTAACTCTCACAGCCATAGGTATTGCGGTCGGCATGTTCTTTTATATGCGTAGAATGtctgtgaagaagaagaaagacgagGATCCTTTAGGCAATAAGTGGGCGAAAGCcttaaagaaaagcaaaggtgTCAAG GTTTCCATGTTTGAGAAGTCAGTTTCCAAGATGAAACTAAGTGACCTGATGAAGGCTACAAACAATTTCAGCAAACACTGTATAATTGGATTAGGAAGGACAGGGACGACATATAAGGCCGTGCTCGAGGATAATACTCTACTCATGGTCAAGAGGTTACAGGATTCTCAACACTCCGAGAAAGAAGTGATGTCTGAGATGGCTACACTAGGAAGGGTTAAGCACCGCAACTTGGTTCCACTTTTGGGTTTTTGCATGGCCAAAAAGGAAAGGCTTCTGGTCTACAAGTACATGCCCAATGGTATACTCCATGATCAACTACATTCTCTGTCTCTGGATGATCCCAGCAAAGCTTTGGAGTGGACTTTGAGGCTCAAAATTGGGATTGGAGCAGCACGAGGACTGGCATGGCTTCACCATAACTGCACTCCTCGTATTATCCACCGCAACATAAGCTCCAAGTGCATCCTTCTTGATGCGGACTTTGAGCCTCAGATATCTGATTTTGGTCTGGCTAGGCTCATGAACCCAATCGACACGCATTTGAGTACTTTTGTGAACGGGGAATTCGGTGATCTGGGATATGTGGCACCGGAGTATGCACGAACCCTCATGGCCACCCCAAAGGGAGATGTGTACAGCTTTGGAGTCGTGCTTCTTGAACTGGTAACTGGTGAGAGGCCCACTCAAGTTCTTAAAGCACCTGAAACTTTTAAGGGTAATCTGGTGGAGTGGATCTCGGAGCTCTCAAGCAGCTCGAAACTCCACGATGCGATAGACAGACATTTGGTTGGAAAGGGAATTGACGATGAAGTCTTTAAAGTCCTTAAGGTGGCATGCAGTTGTGTGTTGCCAGCTCCGAAGGAGAGGCCCACTATGTTCGAAGTCTATCAGTTCCTAAGGGCCATTGGGGATCGGTACCATTTCTCGACCGAAAATGAACTTATGATGCCCATAGACAGCGGCGACTCGGATTGCTTGGAAGAACTTATTGTTGCTCGAGAAGCAACCACAGAATAG
- the LOC104425906 gene encoding flavonol 7-O-beta-glucosyltransferase UGT74F1-like, translating into MENSSEPLQPHCLVLSYPAQGHMNPMLQFCKRLLRKGVKVTLVTAKSMSKTLHGSSSCTSIALEAISDGFDDGGIGAAGSPEAYIERFWKVGPETLSELVKRLISSGPPPTCIVYDSFLPWALDVARNFGLVAAAFFTMSCAVNSVFYHCQKGWLEVPVRKQVLLPGVPPLEPQDMPSLVCDVGTYPAFTGMLVNQFSNLDKVDWVLCNTVYELDPEVADWFMKILPFRTIGPTVPSAYLDNRLEQDQEYGFSIFQPEHDTTMRWLGTKPKGSVVYVSFGSMAELKIDQMHELAMGLKRSNCYFLWVVRSSEAEKLPQDFANGSETSQNGLIVTWCPQLKVLAHEALGLFVTHCGWNSTLEALSLGVPMLAIPQWTDQATNAKYIMDVWKMGLRPQVDEERGVVTSDEIEHCIRKVMEGETWKKMKEHAGKWRKITKDAVGEGGSSDRNIEEFAAKMGVKKG; encoded by the exons ATGGAGAATTCGAGTGAGCCCCTGCAACCACATTGCCTGGTTCTATCATACCCCGCCCAGGGCCACATGAACCCCATGCTCCAATTCTGCAAGCGTCTGCTCCGCAAAGGAGTCAAAGTCACTCTTGTCACCGCTAAATCCATGTCCAAGACCCTGCATGGATCCTCCTCATGCACCTCAATCGCGCTCGAGGCGATCTCCGATGGCTTCGACGATGGTGGCATCGGGGCTGCAGGTAGCCCCGAAGCCTACATCGAGCGCTTCTGGAAGGTCGGCCCTGAGACCCTCAGCGAGCTGGTCAAGAGGCTAATCTCCAGCGGTCCACCACCAACTTGCATCGTCTACGACTCGTTCTTGCCTTGGGCTCTTGATGTGGCCCGAAATTTTGGACTTGTAGCGGCTGCTTTCTTCACCATGTCTTGTGCTGTGAACAGCGTGTTTTACCACTGCCAAAAGGGATGGCTTGAAGTTCCTGTTAGGAAGCAGGTTTTGCTCCCCGGAGTGCCTCCTCTTGAGCCTCAAGATATGCCATCTCTTGTGTGTGATGTGGGGACATATCCAGCTTTCACTGGCATGCTTGTGAACCAGTTCTCCAATCTTGACAAAGTGGACTGGGTGCTTTGCAACACAGTGTATGAACTTGATCCGGAA GTTGCGGACTGGTTCATGAAGATCTTGCCATTCAGGACCATAGGACCGACAGTACCATCAGCCTATTTAGACAACAGGCTCGAACAAGATCAAGAATATGGCTTCAGCATCTTCCAACCAGAGCACGACACCACCATGAGATGGCtcggcacaaagccaaaagggTCAGTCGTCTATGTCTCCTTTGGGAGCATGGCCGAGCTAAAGATTGACCAAATGCACGAACTGGCAATGGGACTAAAGAGAAGCAACTGCTATTTTCTGTGGGTGGTCAGATCATCAGAAGCAGAGAAACTCCCACAAGACTTTGCAAATGGTAGTGAGACATCCCAAAATGGTCTAATTGTGACATGGTGTCCCCAGCTCAAAGTCCTTGCACACGAGGCACTAGGGCTTTTTGTGACGCACTGCGGTTGGAACTCAACTTTGGAAGCGCTCAGTTTGGGCGTGCCAATGCTGGCAATACCGCAGTGGACCGACCAGGCCACGAACGCCAAGTACATCATGGATGTGTGGAAGATGGGGCTGAGGCCACAAGTTGATGAGGAGAGGGGTGTTGTGACGAGTGATGAGATAGAGCATTGCATTAGGAAGGTAATGGAAGGGGAAacatggaagaaaatgaaggaacaTGCaggaaaatggaggaaaatcaCCAAAGACGCAGTTGGTGAGGGTGGGAGTTCCGATAGGAACATTGAGGAGTTTGCTGCTAAAATGGGTGTTAAGAAGGGATAA
- the LOC104425908 gene encoding UDP-glycosyltransferase 74F2, translated as MHSLESVMEEEKMKRPCKAHVLVLPYPAQGHISPMLQFAKRLVSKGVRVTLATTVFVAKSMHAALNDSIGIETISDGFDEGGSAQAESIEAYLRSLQAVGSRTLAALIKKLDNSGDAIDAIIYDGFLSWALDVAKQFGKSGVAFYTQACAVNNVYYHAYQGLLPLPLSGTTISLPGLPPLEPAETPSFLYVLGSYPAFFNLIVNQFSNIDGADLVLYNSFYELEKEVVDYMAKLWPLKTVGPAIPSIYLDKRLQDDKDYGINLFRPDTESCLSWLNDKPINSVIYVSFGSMAELETSQMEELAWGLRNSNRHFLWVVRESETAKLPPGFAEQTRSGMGLLVPWGPQLEILAHRSTGCFVTHCGWNSTLEALSLRVPMVAMPQWTDQGTNAKFVEDVWGVGVRASKDKDGIIVRGEIERCIREVMEGGKGKEIKRNAEKWRELAKETVDEGGSSDRNIDDFVRKLVSLT; from the exons ATGCACAGTCTAGAGTCAGTcatggaggaggagaagatgaagagaccCTGCAAAGCTCATGTTCTGGTCCTCCCTTATCCTGCACAAGGACACATCAGCCCGATGCTCCAGTTCGCCAAGCGCTTAGTCTCCAAGGGTGTCCGAGTGACTCTCGCCACCACCGTCTTCGTCGCCAAATCCATGCACGCCGCCCTGAACGACTCCATCGGCATCGAGACTATCTCAGACGGATTCGACGAAG GTGGATCTGCACAGGCAGAGAGCATTGAGGCATACTTGAGGAGCCTCCAAGCTGTTGGATCGAGAACCCTGGCGGCGCTAATCAAGAAGCTCGACAATTCGGGTGACGCCATCGATGCCATCATCTACGACGGCTTCCTTTCTTGGGCACTCGATGTGGCAAAGCAGTTTGGGAAGTCAGGAGTGGCGTTTTATACCCAAGCTTGTGCCGTGAACAACGTGTATTACCACGCATACCAAGGTCTCCTTCCTCTTCCGCTGTCAGGGACAACAATTTCGCTTCCCGGGTTGCCGCCTCTTGAGCCGGCAGAGACACCATCGTTCCTGTATGTCCTGGGGTCGTACCCGGCTTTCTTCAACTTGATCGTGAATCAATTCTCGAACATCGATGGAGCGGATCTTGTGCTGTATAACTCATTCTATGAGTTGGAGAAGGAG GTGGTAGACTACATGGCCAAGCTCTGGCCACTGAAGACGGTTGGCCCGGCAATTCCATCGATCTACTTAGACAAGAGACT CCAAGACGACAAGGACTACGGCATCAACCTCTTCAGGCCCGACACAGAGAGTTGCCTAAGCTGGCTCAATGACAAGCCCATCAACTCCGTCATCTACGTATCGTTCGGAAGCATGGCTGAGCTAGAAACATCCCAAATGGAGGAGCTCGCATGGGGCTTGAGAAACTCCAACAGACACTTCCTGTGGGTGGTCAGGGAGTCGGAGACGGCGAAGCTCCCTCCCGGGTTTGCGGAGCAGACCCGCTCTGGGATGGGGCTCCTCGTGCCCTGGGGACCACAGCTGGAGATCTTGGCCCACAGGTCGACCGGATGCTTCGTCACGCACTGTGGATGGAACTCGACCCTCGAGGCTCTGAGCCTTAGGGTGCCCATGGTGGCGATGCCACAATGGACGGACCAGGGCACAAATGCGAAGTTCGTGGAGGACGTTTGGGGAGTGGGGGTTAGGGCTTCCAAGGACAAAGACGGGATCATCGTGAGAGGGGAGATAGAGAGATGCATAAGGGAAGTGATGGAGGGAGGAAAGGGtaaagagatcaagagaaacGCAGAGAAATGGAGGGAGTTGGCCAAAGAAACAGTTGACGAAGGTGGGAGCTCGGACAGGAACATCGATGACTTTGTGCGTAAATTAGTTAGCTTGACCTAA